gcccccacccacctctCAAGGAAGCCAGAGGTCAGCCCGGCGGCACAGGCGGCCTTTCCTCCCTGCGCCACCCACAGGGTCCAGCCTCTCCTGAGAGCAGAGTGGGGCTGTGGGCCAACTGCAGGACACCCTGCCCCAGCGGCCAGGCGGGCCGATCACGGGGGTCCCAGCCAGGgcagcccagccccacctgctGCCGAGGTCCTGGACCTTCtgctcctccctctgcctctgctggCCCTGCAGGAAGTTCTCCTTCAGGTAGGCCTCCCAGGACAGCAGGGCTGCTTCCTCGTTCTTCTCCAGCTTATTCTCTGCGGGACAGTAGACAGAGGGACTCCAGCACTGGGTGTGGCAGCCACGTGAGGCCCGGCCCACAGGAGGGCCTCACTGGGAGTGGGGCTCTGCACgagggggctgcagggaggccGGAGGCCTGCTGAGCTTCCAGGATTGCAGGgttgcccaccccccacccccacccccaggctgccGTCCATTCCCCAAGGGGGTGGCGTACTGAGCTGCTGGTGTTGGCTGGCAGGCCTCTTCAGGATGACCCTCTTGATGAAGAGGTGCAGGTGGCTGAGGAGGATGAGGGGCGGCGGCAATGGGGGCCGGCCGTGGTACTCCTCTATCAGGCCGTGGCGCTGGAACTTCCAGATCTGGTCTGTGTGCTCCTGGACCTGCTGGAACGTGTAGCTGCAGGGAGGTGAGGGGCGCCGGTCACACAAGACACAGCCCATGGGATGCACAAGCAAggtgagcagagaggcccagccCCCTGCCCGCAGCACCTGGCCGATGGCCCCAGGAAAGCAACGTGCGGCCGGGGAGGGCAACTCCTGAAGCAGGAAGACAGCTGGCCGCCCAGCCTCAGGCCCTGGGCTCCCCGTGGGCTGAGGTGAGAGGAGAGAGCTCCCAGGGTCCAGGTCTCATGAATTGCGTTAGCGGGTGTTTTGTGGGGAGGTGGACGATGCCCTGGTGCTGAATTCTAAGAGGAGTTTATCGGTGAATCAGAGTGAAGCAACTGTGTCTGCACCTTGCGATGTGTTTATTCTCCACATGTGCCTTGGCTTGTGGATGGACCCTAGCAGAGCCGAGTGTGGGCAGAGGGAGGCCCCCTGAGTGGGGGGCGGCGGCAAAGAAATGAAGCTGCACTGCTCCCTTGCGGAGGAGACAGAGCCCCTGCCCACTGGCCCCTTTGGCCTCTGTATAGTGGTTCCCCacatggccaggcttcctcagtgTTCAGGACACATGTTAATCAGAAACCTGGGCAGCCCCTGAGTAAAGGGGTAGAGAAACAGCACCTTCCCAGACAGGAGAGGGTTTTTACCAGGTCACGGACCCCAGACCCTTCTGCAGAGACCGGGACAGATCTGAGGGGCTAGGGGACTTGTGAGCCACAGGGGGGCTGTGGCCTTCCATGGGGTGCCCAGTACTGGGCCGTGCAGACCCCTACTCCTGCCCTCCTGCATCACAAGAGCAATATTTAGTAAGCACTGGCACTGCTCCTCCACATCGAGAGGTGATCTTGACTAGTCACTCTGCACCCCAGCCTGCTTCCTTGTCTGCAAAGTGGGAGGCCTGTGCAGAAGGCTTTCACCCTCAGCATCTCATCTCATCTGCACAGACATCTATGAAATCACCAAGGGACAGAGGCTGAGCAAAGTTAAGTGTATTTGCAGAGAGGGGATCCCCTGCATACGGCTGGAGCCCACAATGCACCCCACTGACCCAGGAGACAAAGGACAGAGACGTGGTGCGCCCCCAGCCTGGTGCCTCCatgcagctgggctgctgggctgACACAgcagggatggggagagaggCCAAGCGCTCCAGCCTGCAGCCAGCAAGGCGCCTCAGGGCACCCGTGCCCCGGTCCAGGCTCGCACTGGGCAATAACAGGAGGACTGGGCAGGGCTGTCGGCCAGGGCAGCCCACCGCACGGCACTCACTTGAACATGGCAATGAGGAGGTTGAGCAGCAGGATGTTGGTGAAGAGCAGGTAGAGGCAGAGCAAGGTGACTGTCAGCCACTCGGGGAACACGGGCTCGAGCCGCCTGGTGTCGCTCTCGGGGCACTTGGGCTTGTAGGGGTCTGTGCCATTGGGGCTGCACTGGTCCAGGCTGAAGTTCACGCCTGCCATGGGGGGCACGGAGTCAAGGGGCCCCTGGGGCAAGGACAGCCCCACAGGCCTGGACGCCGTGCACCTGGGGGACCCCAGCTGTCAGCTCCAGCCCAGCAAAGCACCCTCTGCAGGCAGGAAGGGTGGCTGCCACAGGAAGCCCAGGAGGCAGACCCACATCCTGGGCCCAGGCTTCCCCACCGGGGCACTTCCTCACTGGGCACAGGTCCCAGGCCTGAGGGCCCCACACCTGGGGCAGCGTTCAAAAGGCAAAGGCCAAGGAGGCATGAGAAAGAAGAGGCACCTCAGAGGCTAAGCacagagggtgggcagggagggcagccaGAACAGCCTGCGCCAGAGGGGCGACTGGCGGGCAGTGTCCACCCCCGTGCAGCTTACCCATTAAAGACCTCTGAGGAGACTGGCTAGATTGTTAATAGCAGTTAACTGGGAGGTGGGACTATGGACATTCTTGTTTAGACTTACCTTGAATTGTAACACTTTTCAAACAGTGAACATGCACTAGTGTGCAAACTAACATATTTTTTTGAAAGTGTTACTAATTTTCTAAGATAGAAATGCACTAAAATAGCAATAAATACCTGAATTAAGAAGAAAGAGCTCACATCACTACCATGACCTTCCACTTCAGtaagctaaaaaaagaaaagcaaactaaacCTGAAGCAGGCAGAAGGGAGGAACAGGGAAGATCAGAATGCAAACAGACGaaatagaacacaaaaataatgaatgaaagaaacaaagccaAAACTGGTTCTGGGAAAAGATCAACAGAATTACAACCCTTTAgccagactgaccaaggaaaaaaagactcaaattaataaaatcataaaatggacaaattcctaaaaaGACACATGCTGACAAAATTGACTGAGAAGAAATAGGACATATAAACAGACCTGTAACTAGTACAGGGATTGAGTTAGTAATTTTAAGACTTCACCCAAAGGAAATTTCAGGCCCAGGTatcttcactggtaaattctaccaaatgtttaaagaggaaataaaaccaatcCTTCACAAGCTTTTCCATAatataaaagaggagggaatacttctagaAGGCTGGTGTCACCTTGATACCAAACCAGAGAAAGACGTCACAAGAACACTGCCGACCGAGACCCTGTGTGACCCAGATGCGAATGCCCTTCTCTGAACACCAGCAACACAGACAAAGAATCACACACTGTGCCCAGTGGGATGTGTCCCAGGAATGCAGAGCTGGCTTAACATCCGAATATCAGGTAATACAATGTACCGTATTAACAGCAGGAGGAACAAAAACCATGTGAACAcaatagatgcaggaaaagcattggacaaaatctGACACCCTTCCACAGTGAAAACGCCCAAGAAAGCAGGAACAGAAGGGAACTTCTTCAACTGATAAAGGACATTTACAAAAAAACCCGCAGCTGACATCGTACTTAATagagaaagactgaaagctttccccctCAGATCGGGAACAAGGTAAAGATGTTTATTCTCTGCCCTTCTACTCAACATTGGCACCAGAGGTTCTAGTCAAgataattaggcaagaaaaagaaataaaaggcatccacactggAAAGGTAAAATTACCTCTATTTACACctgacatgatcttgtatatagTAAACCCCAAAAACGAttacaacttttagaaaaaaaacagtaaaaataacaaagaactaaaagctaaaaaactattagaactaacaaaGACCTTTAACAAGGTTTCAGGATATgagattaatatacaaaatatagtgtatttctatatactagcaataaacaatccaaaaatgaaattaataaaacaaccTGATTTACAAGagcatgaaaatgaagaaaacacttaggaataaatttagccaaACAAGTtcaactgaaaactacaaaatatcacTGAAATTAAAGATCCAAATAAGATAGGTCACATCCCAGGCTCACAGTCAAAATCCTAGgtgtcttttttggagaaatggatAAGCTGatccaaaaattcatgtggacCCAAGGGACCCAGAGGCCAAaactatcttgagaaagaagaacaacatCAAAGgactcacactttctgattttaaaacttacttcaaagctacagtgatggagacagtgtggtattggcacaagGGTAGGACGCACAGATCAATGAAATAAATTTGTGACCCTAGAGATAAGCCTTCCATTAATGGccagttgatttttgacaagggtgccaagacaattcaatggagaaagaacagtcttttctaCAAATGATACTGGAACAACTAGACATTTGCATGCAGCAGAAGGACCCTTACCTCACACTGTATACAAAACTCATTTAAATAGATCAAGGGCCCTAAAAGACAAAGCTCAAAAAAAATTTAGAGTAACAACATAGtcataaatcttcatgaccttgtgTCAGGCAATAGGTCCTCagaaatgacaccaaaagcacaaatggTAACAGAGACTGATAAGCTGAACTTTATCACCATTAAAAACGTTGGCGCTTCCCAGGACAACCAGGAAGACAGTGAAGACAGCCCACAGAGCAACAGAACGTCTGCGAATCAGACACGCAACAAAGGACCAGTTCCCATAGGACTCAGAAAAACACGTATAACCCACTTGAAAATGGGAGAGGATAGGCATagacgtttctccaaagaagataaacaaatggccagCAAGCAGATGAAATGATGCTCAGCATCACCAGCCACCAGGGacgtgcaaatcaaaaccacagccaGGTACATGCCACACCTCCTGGGACGGCTAGGATcaaaaaagacagtaacaagtgCCAACAACAATGTGGAGAAGGTGGGCCCCTCGGATGTTGCTGGAGGATGTgagatggtgcagccactgtggaaaacagtctggcagtttttCCCAAAAAGTTAACAGAgtcaccatttgacccagcaacttGCTGCCCAGATACAGATCCATCTGAGAGAAATGAAGCATAGGTCCACACCAAAACTTACAAATAACTGCTcagagcaacattattcatagtagccaaaaagcagaaacaactgaaatgtccaCCTGTTCATGAAAAGATGTGGTCCATTCATACAAGGAATATTGTTCAGTCACAAAAAGGAATTAAACACTGATACAGGCTACAACGTGGTTGgctcttgaaaatattttgctaagaAAAAGAAGTAAGACACTTAAGATTATGTATTACATTATCTAATTTATAGAAAAGGTCCAAAAAAGCAACTTCTAGAGGGACAGAAAGCCGATTGGAGGTTGCCTatggctgagggcagggctggcgaGTGACTGCCTGTGGGAGCAGGTGCTTTTGGGGCTCATGCCAATGTTCTAGAGTCAGATTCTGGAGCCACGTTAAAACCACTGATGCAAACACTGTGTGCCGCGGGTTTTGTGGCAGGTGAATTCTCTCTCAATgaagctgttaaaaagaaaaaattcagtacACATAAAATGTTCTCTCATCCAGAGAAGGAGGGAGTTACTTGTCATGGAGTGTAGgtgggggaagagaaaggagaggaggtggggatggggaggggtgtCAGCCAATGCCCCAGCCACACCCAGCCCAGCAGTCTCAGTGAAGGAAGCAGGCACGTGTCCCTTCCTGCCCTGGAGATCTTgggccctgctgccctccccacccacctgctgGGAGCTCGCAGGGCCCTGTTACGGCTGTCAGGGTGTGCATCCTACCGTCAATGTAGGCTGGGATCTGCCCAAAGATGGTGAGGTACGAGTGGTAGATGACACCCCGGAAGATCCACTCCGCCCGGCTCTCGTTGTGGATGAGGATGGCCTGCTTGGCCACCCCAAAAGACACCACCCACACCGCcaacaggaagaggaaaaagaagacgTCCTTCATCTGCAGAGACAGGGTGGCATCTGGCTGCAGCCTGTGCACCTGGAGCACCACCCTGCCCTCAAGTGGCCCCAGCCCCATGCCCAGCCTGGGTGCTCTGGGTGAGGGGAAGCCGCTCACACCTACGCCTGGACACATGGAGCTAGGAGCCCAGGAACCCTGGGGTTGCCCCATACCCTAACGGGATGCTAGCACCCCCACGATGTGTAGATGGGGTTGAATGGGACTGTGATCCGTAGAGGGAGTGATAAGGGCTATAACAGGGATCAGGAATGAGCCGTGTCAATCAGGGAATGTTGCCTGGAAGAGGCAACACACAGGCAAAGACCCAAGTGAGGCCCGCTGGGGATCAGGAGCCTGAAGGCACAGCGAGGACGCAGAGCTGGGAGTGTGCCAAAGCCCTGGTgccccagcccacacctggcaGGGGTTCTCCCGCTCCCTTACCATCCGCTTCACGATGATTATCTTGGGCCCCAGCGTCTTACTGATGGTGAAAATGTGCATCAGCCGGAGGCAGAACATGATGAAATCCAGAGACAGGACGATGCGCCCGGGATACAGCAGCGCTGGTGTGAGCCTGGCGCCGGGCAGAACCAGGGAGCCCTCACCATACGCCTCCTGGGGCCTGACCCCAGCTGCCAGCTCACCTGCCCCAGCCCACACGGGGCCCCTGGAAGCAAAGGGCTCTGGGAGCCCTGGGGCCCCAAGCCTAGAGGCTGGGTGTGAGCCTGACAGGCAGAGCCGCTGGGAAGGTGTTCTCCAGAAGGGCCTGGCAGCCCAGTCTTGGGGACCAGGGAGCCAGGGCTGGTCCTTCCTGCTTGGTGGAGAGCATGGCAGACATGCTGCCTAcatgggaggaggcagagggagctgcGGCCAGGACAGTGGCCACCATCCGGGCGAGGAGGGGCTCCTCTGCTCCACCTGTCCCAGGGAGGTGGGTGGCCACGGGACAGATGACAAACGTGGTCAGAACCATCGGAGCCCACCTGGCGGGCTGCTGCGGGGGCCCCTCACCTGCAGGCCAGTCCCACTATGAAGAGCAAGATGGCACCAATGTCCAGCTTATTCCAGAAGTCACTGAAGTACCGGAGCGCCATCTTCACCAGCCCGCACCCATCAGGGTTGTAGAAGAGCTGCAAGAGGGCCGGGGGCGCTGGCAGTGGTGCGGTTGCAGTGAGAGGCCAGGGGCAGGGCCGCCGCGGAGGTGGGCGCGCAGGGAGGGGGCTGGTGCAGGGCCCACCTGCCGTGACTCCTCGCACACCAGGGAGATGAGCCAGAGGTAGAGGAGGTGCTCGCAGCCGGAGGGCTTGGGCTGGAAGTCCACCATGAGCACGTAGGCgaagaggcagaggaaggcgGTGTAGGACAGGACGTTTAGGTGGAAGACAACCACGGGCGCGCTGAAGAAGGCGCGGATGTGGGCCAGGCCCCTGCCAGCCCTCAGCCTCCTCTCCCTGCAGGGTGCACATGGGCGGACAGCCCGCCGGGCCTCAGCCACACACCACTGGGCATAGCAGGGAGACCCAGGGCACAGCCTGCGCCTGTGCTCACTGACCCCACATGCGCAGCTAGTGCAGGGGCAACCAGGGGCGCCCCCATTCCATCAGGGCTGTGCCAAGATAATCAGGCCACAATGGGCGCTACAGACAGGGTGGGTGCCAGGGGACAGGTGGgtgctgggcagggtgggtgcTGGGGACATGTGAGTGCTGGGGGACAGGTGGGTACTGGACAGGTGGgtgctgggcagggtgggtgcTGGGAGATAGGTGGATGTTGGGCAGGGTAGGTGCTGGGGACATGTAAGTGCTGGGAGACAGGTGGgtgctgggcagggtgggtgcTGGGGATATGTAAGTGCTGGGAGACAGGTGGGTGCTGGGCAGGGTAGGTGCTCGGGACAAGTGGATGTTGGGCAGGGTGGGTGTTGGGGACATGTTAGTGCTGGGAGACAGGTGGgtgctgggcagggtgggtgcTGGGGGACAGGTGGGTGCTGGGCAGGATGGGTGCCGGGGGACAGGTGGGTACTGGGAAGGAAGGCCtgaggccctggccctggcctcaGCCCTGCAGCAAGGCTGGCACCTGAACGAGATGAGGCCAGTGTAGAGCAGCGGGAAGACCAGCATGCACAGGAACACCTGCCAGAGCCCATTGTCCACGCTGAGCTGGCCCCACCACACCCTGGTCAGGAAAGCCTATGGACAGAGGGCCAGTTTCAGGATGGTGGGCACCCCACCCACCCTGAgcccagctcctgctttcacccCTGAGTGTGGGTGACAGATCCGCTCCATGCAAAGTGACCCCGTTCTCTCCAGCACAGTGCCCTCTGAGCCCGAGCCTGGGGTGGCAGCATGTGGCTGAGGGGCCCCAGGTAGGCGGGGCTCTCCCAGAGGTCCAGCGCAAGGAACAGGGCTCAGAGCTGGCCTCTGGCTCCAGGGGCTGCCTTCCCACCCCAAGCTCAGGACCCTGTGCTCGCTGCCAGCCCCTCTGAGGTCTGTCTGGGGCACAGGACCCCCACCATGTCCCCAGGCCCCAGCATAGCCCAGCACAGGACCGTGCTCCATGGATGGGCGACAGCAGGAAGCTGGGCCCTAGGAAAGTGCCAGCGCTGGGAGCACGCTGGCCTTGGAACTCGACGAGGACACTCGGCCCCTTCCCTGTACCCCTCCCGGGGCCCCAGGTGGGGACATTCTGCATGAGGGGAGTGGTGGCTGCAGTGGTGCCTTGCACTGCTCTCACTTAATGTCAGCGTCCTGATCCACAAAgtggcaggaaggagggtgtgcAGGGTCTGCGGCCAGTGACCAATGGGCCACATGCCACCCCGGGTCCCCCAGAGCTGACCTCGTGCACGGtctgtgtgggagggagggacccTCAGAAGGTCACCTGGACGCCCCCGTGAGACACAAACTTCATGTCCTTGGCCTCCAGGGCCAGCTGCAGGCAGGTGGTCTTCCCCCAGGCCTCCGACACGCGGACAAGCAGCTTCTGGGCTCTCTCCTCATCCTTCCGGTAACACTCAGTAAAGACCCCTGGACCAAAAAGGAAGACCATGTCACAGCAGTAGGGTCCCGAGCATGACACCTGGGACAGGATCTGAGAGCAGccccagcaaaggacaccacctgGACAGGCAGACGGGCTGAGACCAGGACGAGGTCCCCAGGGTGGCACCAGATGGCATGTAGCTGGGACCCAGGACGAAGACCCCAGGGGGACACATGAAGACTGAGCCGTGGTGCCAGGCTGCCGCCCAGCAGGACTCACCAACAGCTCTGTTTTCGAACGCGGCTGTGAGTGCCAGCATGTCCTCCAGGCTGTCTGTGTCCTGCTCCTCCCTGGACAGCTCCTTCAGGATCTTGCTGCAGGCCAGG
The DNA window shown above is from Manis javanica isolate MJ-LG chromosome 3, MJ_LKY, whole genome shotgun sequence and carries:
- the TRPM2 gene encoding transient receptor potential cation channel subfamily M member 2 isoform X8 encodes the protein MPSPRTQCAIFSFGPLSRTAGSWQKSSGLRWFTQRGPQVITSGPCCPGVPAFITPGSVSGSSPWPPGAQSQDCITAALACSKILKELSREEQDTDSLEDMLALTAAFENRAVGVFTECYRKDEERAQKLLVRVSEAWGKTTCLQLALEAKDMKFVSHGGVQAFLTRVWWGQLSVDNGLWQVFLCMLVFPLLYTGLISFRERRLRAGRGLAHIRAFFSAPVVVFHLNVLSYTAFLCLFAYVLMVDFQPKPSGCEHLLYLWLISLVCEESRQLFYNPDGCGLVKMALRYFSDFWNKLDIGAILLFIVGLACRLTPALLYPGRIVLSLDFIMFCLRLMHIFTISKTLGPKIIIVKRMMKDVFFFLFLLAVWVVSFGVAKQAILIHNESRAEWIFRGVIYHSYLTIFGQIPAYIDGVNFSLDQCSPNGTDPYKPKCPESDTRRLEPVFPEWLTVTLLCLYLLFTNILLLNLLIAMFNYTFQQVQEHTDQIWKFQRHGLIEEYHGRPPLPPPLILLSHLHLFIKRVILKRPASQHQQLKNKLEKNEEAALLSWEAYLKENFLQGQQRQREEQKVQDLGSRVDTMVDLLEMERLKLLGTLEQRLASLEEQVAQTTSALHWIVKTLRDGSLGLEEGIPTLAPQKASEGQDPVLDSRQKAKDPGDPHHVHSRHLLYPNAPVTRFPVPNEKVPWETEFLIYEPLFYSAEWTDKGPVDPMGGTLEPLSGISFNAMDGSVDRRSFHGAYVVQDRLPLNPMGRTGLRGRGHLCCFGPNHTLQPVVTRWRRNQDGAICRKRVKKMLEVLVVKQALSEHWALPGGSQEPGETLPRTLKQVLGRECWPCFRNLLAQGMEVYKGYVDDPRNTDNAWIETVAISIHFPNQSDVELKRLNCHLHACDPETAIRWQAVDKCIPLHPSHKAILQKVAALYGAFY